Proteins from one Hydrogenophaga sp. SL48 genomic window:
- a CDS encoding ExbD/TolR family protein, which translates to MAIGTQDDSDQMLSEINMIPFIDVMLVLLIIFIITVPVIKHAVNIDLPRASNEKVLDKPENVRLSVDADGVYYWNEARVEDADFEQRLASAAAQNPQPELHIRGDKAVRYERVALAMAAAQRAGVRKIGFITEPVAP; encoded by the coding sequence AGATCAACATGATCCCGTTCATCGACGTCATGCTGGTGCTGCTCATCATCTTCATCATCACCGTGCCGGTCATCAAGCACGCCGTCAACATCGACCTGCCCCGCGCCAGCAACGAGAAGGTGCTGGACAAGCCGGAAAACGTGCGCTTGTCGGTGGATGCCGACGGCGTCTACTACTGGAACGAAGCGCGGGTGGAAGACGCTGATTTCGAGCAACGCCTCGCCAGCGCCGCGGCACAGAATCCGCAGCCGGAACTGCACATTCGCGGCGACAAGGCCGTGCGCTACGAGCGCGTGGCGCTGGCCATGGCCGCCGCGCAGCGCGCCGGCGTGCGCAAGATCGGCTTCATCACCGAACCGGTGGCGCCTTGA
- the hemP gene encoding hemin uptake protein HemP, with protein MINATPKEPVPDTGQAQAAEGPAECENPSPILLTSHEVLRGQKAVAITHNGALYRLQTTRQGKLILTK; from the coding sequence ATGATCAACGCCACACCCAAGGAACCTGTGCCCGATACGGGCCAGGCCCAAGCCGCAGAGGGGCCCGCCGAATGCGAAAACCCGTCGCCTATTCTGCTCACCAGCCACGAGGTGCTGCGTGGCCAGAAGGCGGTGGCCATCACCCACAACGGCGCGCTCTACCGGCTGCAGACCACGCGCCAGGGCAAACTCATCCTCACCAAATAA
- a CDS encoding GlcG/HbpS family heme-binding protein, protein MKTKAVLEIADVKLIAAAAEAEALKNSWAVTIAIVDDGGHLLWLQRLDGAAGISSHIAPAKAHTAALGRRESKVYEDVINQGRMSFLSAPAIQGMLEGGVPIIKDGQCIGAVGVSGVKSSEDAQIAKAGIAAIGL, encoded by the coding sequence ATGAAAACCAAAGCCGTTCTCGAGATCGCCGACGTCAAACTCATCGCCGCCGCGGCCGAAGCCGAAGCGCTGAAAAACAGCTGGGCGGTGACCATCGCCATCGTTGACGATGGCGGTCACCTGTTGTGGCTGCAACGCCTGGACGGTGCGGCGGGCATCTCGTCGCACATCGCGCCCGCGAAGGCCCACACGGCCGCCCTGGGCCGCCGTGAGAGCAAAGTCTATGAAGATGTGATCAACCAGGGGCGCATGTCGTTCCTGAGCGCCCCTGCGATCCAGGGCATGCTCGAAGGTGGCGTGCCCATCATCAAGGACGGTCAGTGCATCGGTGCGGTGGGCGTGAGCGGTGTGAAGTCCAGCGAAGACGCACAGATCGCCAAAGCAGGCATCGCGGCCATCGGGTTGTAA